A single region of the Mycobacterium lentiflavum genome encodes:
- a CDS encoding acetyl-CoA acetyltransferase has translation MRVDPKTPVLIGYGQINRRDEIDPQTRSVEPVDLMVAAAQQAADAPVLRAVDSVRVVNVLSATYRDAGLLVGERIGAPKFTTLYSPVGGNVPQTLLNQACLDIQQGRAGVVLLTGAETWRTRRGLKAKGSRLEWTAQDESVPMAQVSGEDVPMAGDAELRIRLDRPAYVYPLFEQSLRIANGESVEEHRNRIGELWARFNAVAVGNPHAWIRKPATAAEIVQPGPHNRMISWPYPKLMNSNNMVDQGAALILTSVEQATRLRIPEERWIYPHAGTDAYDTPSIAERHELHRSAAIRIAGARALQLAGLGIDDVDYVDLYSCFPSAVQVAAAELGLSIDDPARPLTVTGGLTFAGGPWSNYVMHSIATVAELLVANPGRRALVTANGGYLTKHSFGVYGTEPPDEFRWENAQSVVDREPTREALVQWEGAGTVEAWTTPFDRDGQPEKAFVAVRTPDGSRTLAVIADPDSARATVREDIGGAKVTVSADGNATLQ, from the coding sequence ATGCGCGTCGACCCCAAAACACCGGTGCTGATCGGGTATGGCCAGATCAACCGCCGCGACGAGATCGACCCGCAAACACGGTCGGTCGAACCCGTCGACCTGATGGTCGCCGCAGCTCAGCAGGCCGCCGACGCCCCGGTTCTGCGGGCCGTGGACTCCGTCCGGGTGGTCAACGTCCTGTCGGCGACCTACCGCGACGCCGGGCTCCTGGTCGGCGAGCGGATCGGCGCACCGAAGTTCACCACGCTGTACAGCCCGGTGGGCGGCAACGTGCCGCAGACACTGCTGAACCAGGCCTGCTTGGACATCCAGCAGGGTCGCGCCGGTGTGGTGCTACTGACCGGCGCCGAAACCTGGCGCACCCGGCGAGGGCTCAAGGCCAAGGGCAGCCGGCTCGAGTGGACGGCTCAGGACGAATCCGTGCCGATGGCACAGGTCAGCGGTGAGGACGTGCCGATGGCCGGCGACGCCGAACTCAGGATCAGGCTGGACCGGCCGGCCTACGTCTACCCGCTGTTCGAGCAGTCCCTGCGCATCGCGAACGGCGAATCGGTCGAGGAGCATCGCAACCGCATCGGGGAGCTGTGGGCGCGCTTCAACGCCGTCGCAGTCGGCAATCCGCACGCGTGGATCCGCAAACCCGCGACCGCGGCCGAGATCGTGCAGCCCGGCCCGCACAACCGGATGATCAGCTGGCCCTACCCGAAGCTGATGAACTCCAACAACATGGTGGATCAGGGCGCCGCGCTGATCCTGACGTCGGTCGAGCAGGCCACCCGTCTGCGCATCCCAGAAGAGCGCTGGATTTATCCGCACGCCGGCACTGACGCCTACGACACCCCGTCGATCGCCGAGCGCCACGAACTGCACCGGTCGGCGGCCATCCGAATCGCCGGTGCGCGGGCACTGCAGCTGGCCGGTCTGGGCATCGACGACGTCGACTACGTCGACCTGTACTCGTGCTTTCCCTCCGCCGTTCAGGTGGCGGCCGCCGAGCTCGGATTGAGTATCGACGACCCCGCCCGGCCGCTGACGGTCACCGGTGGCCTGACCTTCGCCGGCGGACCGTGGAGCAACTATGTGATGCACTCGATTGCCACGGTGGCCGAACTGCTGGTGGCCAATCCCGGGCGACGCGCCCTGGTTACCGCCAACGGCGGCTACCTGACCAAGCACAGCTTCGGGGTCTACGGCACCGAGCCACCAGACGAATTCCGTTGGGAGAATGCGCAATCCGTGGTGGACAGGGAACCGACTCGAGAGGCGTTGGTGCAGTGGGAAGGCGCCGGCACGGTCGAAGCCTGGACGACGCCGTTCGATCGCGACGGGCAACCGGAGAAGGCTTTCGTTGCTGTGCGCACACCGGATGGATCCCGGACGCTGGCGGTCATCGCCGACCCCGACTCGGCGCGGGCAACTGTTCGCGAAGATATCGGTGGCGCCAAGGTGACCGTCAGCGCGGACGGCAACGCCACGCTGCAATAG
- a CDS encoding SDR family oxidoreductase, producing MADNAAHALKIRDKVIVITGGARGIGLATATALHNLGAKVAIGDVDEVRVKESGAALGLDVYGRLDVTDPHSFSEFLDEVERQLGPIDVLVNNAGIMPLGRIIEESDAVTRRILDINVYGVMLGTKLALERMIPRKQGHIVNVASLAGETYIPGAATYCASKHAVIGYTDAARIEYRGTGVQLSLVNPTFVNTELIAGTQGAKGIKNAEPSDIADAIVKLVAHPKPRVRVTRLAGAIIASQKFLPRGLSEGINRLLGGEHVFTDDVDVEKRKAYEDRARGAG from the coding sequence ATGGCAGACAACGCGGCTCACGCTCTCAAGATTCGCGACAAGGTCATCGTGATCACCGGCGGCGCACGGGGAATCGGGCTAGCCACCGCGACCGCTTTGCACAACCTGGGCGCCAAGGTCGCGATCGGCGACGTCGACGAGGTCCGGGTCAAGGAGTCGGGCGCCGCCCTCGGACTCGACGTGTACGGCAGGCTCGATGTCACCGACCCGCACTCGTTTTCGGAATTCCTCGACGAGGTGGAGCGGCAACTCGGCCCGATCGACGTGCTGGTCAACAACGCCGGCATCATGCCGCTCGGCCGCATTATCGAGGAGTCTGATGCGGTCACCCGGCGCATTCTGGACATCAACGTCTACGGCGTCATGTTGGGCACGAAGCTGGCCCTGGAACGCATGATCCCGCGCAAGCAAGGCCACATCGTCAACGTCGCCTCGCTCGCCGGGGAGACCTACATCCCCGGCGCGGCCACCTACTGTGCCAGCAAACACGCCGTGATCGGCTACACCGACGCGGCCAGGATCGAATACCGCGGCACCGGTGTGCAGCTCTCGCTCGTCAATCCCACATTCGTTAACACCGAACTGATCGCCGGAACCCAGGGAGCCAAGGGCATCAAGAACGCGGAACCGTCCGACATCGCCGACGCGATCGTCAAACTGGTAGCCCACCCGAAGCCGCGGGTTCGGGTCACCCGGCTGGCCGGCGCGATCATCGCCTCGCAGAAGTTCCTGCCACGCGGGCTGTCGGAGGGCATCAATCGCCTCCTTGGTGGTGAGCACGTCTTCACCGACGACGTCGACGTCGAGAAGCGCAAGGCCTACGAGGACCGCGCACGCGGCGCCGGGTGA
- a CDS encoding phosphoketolase family protein, translating into MSLQTPTTAPEALSDDELTLIDKYWRAANYLSVGQIYLLDNPLLKEPLAADHVKPRLLGHWGTTPGLNLIYAHLNRIIRNRDASVIYVTGPGHGGPGLVANAYLEGTYTEIYSGIREDTEGLRRLFRQFSFPGGIPSHVAAQTPGSIHEGGELGYALVHAFGAAFDNPDLVVACVIGDGEAETGPLAAGWHSNKFLNPAVDGAVLPILHLNGYKIANPTVLARIPHAELESLLRGYGYRPITVAGDNPTSVHRELAAALDDAFDDIADIQSAARSGQQADRPVWPMIVLRTPKGWTGPKEVDGKHVEGTWRAHQVPLSETHDNPAHRAQLEEWMRSYRPDELFDSRGVLRPELRALAPKGQRRMSANPHANGGLLLRELDLPDFRDYAVPVDKPAAATHEATRVLGTFLRDVITHNPDRFRLMGPDETASNRLSAVFESTDKVWMSRTEPDDEGLAPDGRVMEVLSEHLCQGWLEGYLLTGRHGLFNCYEAFVHIVDSMLNQHAKWLATSRELPWRQPIASLNYLLSSHVWRQDHNGASHQDPGFIDLVANKRAEIVRVYLPPDGNTLLSVADHCLRSRDYINVIVAGKQPALSYLGIDDAIAHCTRGLGIWDWASTATGEPDVVLACAGDIPTQEALAAADILRRELPDLAVRMVNVVDLMRLQPDSEHPHGLPDKEFDALFTRDKPVIFAYHGYPWLIHRLCYRRTNHPHLHVRGFKERGTTTTPFDMVMLNDLDRFHLVIDVIDRVEGLAGRAALLRQRMVDARLAARRYTREHGEDDPQIAHWQWGSEQSS; encoded by the coding sequence GTGAGCCTGCAAACCCCGACGACCGCGCCCGAAGCACTCTCCGACGACGAACTCACGCTGATCGACAAGTATTGGCGGGCCGCCAACTACCTGTCTGTCGGGCAGATCTACCTCCTCGACAACCCCTTGCTCAAAGAGCCGCTGGCGGCTGACCACGTCAAACCCCGACTGCTGGGGCATTGGGGCACCACGCCCGGGCTCAACCTCATCTACGCGCACCTCAACCGGATCATCCGCAATCGCGACGCCAGCGTCATCTACGTCACCGGACCGGGTCATGGCGGTCCCGGCCTGGTCGCCAACGCCTACCTCGAAGGCACCTACACCGAGATCTACAGCGGCATCCGCGAGGACACCGAGGGATTGCGCCGGTTGTTCCGACAGTTCTCCTTCCCCGGCGGTATCCCCAGCCACGTGGCCGCACAGACCCCCGGATCGATCCACGAGGGCGGCGAACTCGGCTACGCGCTGGTGCATGCGTTCGGTGCGGCGTTCGACAACCCCGACCTGGTGGTCGCGTGCGTCATCGGCGACGGTGAAGCCGAGACGGGTCCGCTGGCGGCCGGCTGGCATTCGAACAAATTCCTCAACCCTGCCGTCGATGGGGCGGTGCTGCCGATCCTGCACCTCAACGGCTACAAGATCGCCAACCCGACCGTGCTGGCCCGCATCCCGCACGCCGAACTCGAATCGCTGCTGCGGGGCTACGGCTACCGGCCGATCACGGTCGCCGGCGATAACCCGACCTCCGTGCACCGCGAGCTGGCCGCCGCCCTCGACGACGCTTTCGACGACATCGCCGACATCCAGAGCGCTGCACGCAGCGGGCAGCAGGCCGATCGACCGGTATGGCCGATGATCGTGCTGCGCACGCCGAAAGGTTGGACCGGGCCCAAGGAGGTCGACGGCAAGCACGTCGAGGGCACGTGGCGCGCCCACCAAGTGCCGCTGTCCGAGACACACGACAACCCCGCGCACCGCGCGCAACTCGAGGAGTGGATGCGCAGCTATCGGCCCGACGAGTTGTTCGACTCCCGCGGCGTGCTGCGCCCCGAACTGCGCGCGCTCGCGCCGAAGGGGCAACGGCGGATGAGCGCCAACCCGCACGCGAACGGCGGCCTGTTGCTGCGCGAGCTGGATCTGCCGGATTTTCGGGACTACGCGGTGCCGGTCGACAAGCCGGCCGCGGCCACCCACGAGGCGACCCGGGTGCTGGGGACCTTCCTGCGCGACGTAATCACCCACAACCCCGACCGCTTCCGGCTGATGGGGCCCGACGAAACCGCGTCCAACCGGCTGTCGGCCGTGTTCGAGTCGACCGACAAGGTGTGGATGTCGCGGACCGAACCCGACGACGAGGGCCTCGCGCCCGACGGCCGGGTGATGGAGGTGCTCTCCGAGCACCTGTGCCAGGGATGGCTGGAGGGCTATTTACTCACCGGACGGCACGGGCTGTTCAACTGCTACGAGGCTTTCGTGCACATCGTCGACTCGATGCTCAACCAGCACGCGAAATGGCTGGCTACCAGCCGCGAACTGCCGTGGCGGCAGCCGATCGCGTCGCTGAACTACCTGTTGAGCTCGCATGTGTGGCGTCAGGACCACAACGGCGCCTCGCACCAGGACCCCGGGTTCATCGACCTGGTCGCCAATAAGCGGGCCGAGATCGTGCGCGTCTACCTGCCGCCGGACGGCAACACACTGCTGTCGGTGGCCGACCACTGCCTGCGCAGCCGCGACTACATCAACGTCATCGTCGCCGGCAAGCAACCCGCCCTGTCCTACCTCGGCATCGACGACGCGATCGCACACTGCACCCGCGGCCTGGGGATCTGGGACTGGGCGAGCACCGCGACCGGCGAACCCGACGTGGTGCTGGCGTGCGCCGGCGACATCCCCACCCAGGAGGCCCTGGCCGCCGCCGACATCCTGCGCCGCGAGCTGCCCGACCTGGCGGTGCGGATGGTCAACGTCGTCGACCTGATGCGCCTACAGCCGGACTCCGAACATCCACATGGATTGCCGGACAAGGAATTCGACGCGTTGTTCACCCGGGACAAGCCGGTCATCTTCGCGTATCACGGCTATCCGTGGCTGATTCATCGGCTGTGCTATCGCCGGACCAATCACCCGCACCTCCATGTCCGCGGGTTCAAGGAGCGCGGCACCACTACGACGCCGTTCGACATGGTGATGCTCAACGACCTCGACCGCTTCCATCTGGTCATTGACGTCATCGACCGGGTCGAAGGGTTGGCCGGCCGGGCCGCGCTGCTGCGGCAGCGGATGGTAGACGCGCGCCTGGCCGCCCGTCGCTACACCCGCGAGCACGGGGAGGACGATCCACAGATCGCGCACTGGCAGTGGGGATCCGAGCAGTCGTCGTGA
- a CDS encoding NAD(P)H-binding protein produces the protein MHTLVTDATGTLGRLVARQLIAAGHSVTGISEYPDARLDPAVEFVCASLNDSILQELADEADAVIHLAPIEPDAPGTAGINGVAHVTHAAARAGARLLFVSQAAGAADVYQPAEDLVSTSLGPSLIIRIAPPVGRQLDWMVCRTVATLLRTKVSTQPIRVLHLDDLVRFLVLALNTDRTGLVDLATPDTTNVVTAWRLLRAVDPRSRSHRIRGWPQLIPSVDIVAAQEDWQFEFGWPAFDAVADTARGLVGRKLGAGGATSHGVQMALPVEVIPRPAPSDQLRSAAPEGVEGEFDDRIDPRFPVFATDGLTEALPGPLTPITLDVQLSGLRTASRVLGQALTLGGVVGDEWGSRAIAVFGHRPYVGVSANVVAASQLLGWDDQALVKRALVGQPQVADVLPFGQPRLAAGALGSIAKAVATTRSLALMRHLKADTRAYSAAAYAEHADATHLGLLPDPGLGVRVRLLRDRIHQGWILTALWLIDSGVTAAALEYTAAGSRVPGMNAIMQSDRVTGVLAELTAALRADPPLRAMAAAGNLASIRALSPPTAALVDAAIAQLAHRGPGAAELASRVFGDDPAMLLAGAAEAACEPTASDPPATLVQRIATNARVSRELAHDTTLRFTHELRMTLRELGSRRVTADLLDVVDDVYYLTCDELVTMPADARLRIKRRRAERERLQAQYPPDVIDHDWAPVDPTS, from the coding sequence GTGCACACCCTGGTTACCGACGCCACCGGCACACTCGGGCGGCTGGTTGCACGGCAGCTGATTGCTGCCGGACATTCGGTTACCGGCATTTCTGAGTACCCCGACGCCCGTCTGGACCCGGCGGTCGAGTTCGTCTGCGCATCGCTGAACGACTCCATCCTGCAAGAACTGGCCGACGAAGCCGACGCGGTGATCCATCTGGCCCCGATCGAACCCGATGCGCCCGGCACCGCGGGCATCAACGGTGTGGCGCACGTGACGCATGCGGCCGCGCGCGCCGGCGCGCGCCTGCTGTTCGTGTCCCAGGCCGCCGGGGCCGCCGACGTCTACCAGCCGGCCGAGGACCTGGTGTCCACGAGCCTGGGACCAAGCCTGATCATCCGGATCGCGCCGCCGGTGGGCCGCCAGCTCGACTGGATGGTGTGCCGCACGGTGGCCACCCTCCTGCGCACGAAGGTGTCCACGCAACCGATACGAGTGCTGCACCTCGACGACCTGGTGCGCTTTCTTGTCTTGGCGCTGAACACCGACCGCACCGGACTCGTGGATCTGGCGACTCCGGACACCACCAATGTGGTGACCGCGTGGCGACTGTTGCGCGCCGTAGACCCCCGGTCGAGAAGTCATCGGATCCGCGGCTGGCCACAGCTGATTCCTTCGGTGGATATCGTTGCTGCCCAAGAGGATTGGCAGTTCGAGTTCGGCTGGCCGGCATTCGATGCGGTCGCCGACACCGCGCGCGGACTCGTCGGCCGCAAACTCGGCGCCGGAGGCGCGACCAGCCACGGCGTGCAGATGGCACTTCCGGTGGAGGTCATCCCGCGTCCCGCACCGTCGGACCAACTGCGCAGCGCCGCGCCCGAGGGCGTCGAGGGCGAGTTCGACGACCGCATCGATCCACGATTCCCGGTATTCGCCACCGACGGCCTCACCGAGGCGCTGCCCGGTCCGCTGACCCCGATCACCCTGGACGTGCAGTTGAGTGGACTGCGCACCGCCAGCCGGGTGCTGGGCCAGGCGCTGACGCTGGGCGGCGTGGTCGGCGACGAATGGGGCAGCAGGGCCATCGCGGTGTTCGGTCATCGCCCCTACGTCGGGGTCTCGGCCAACGTCGTCGCCGCCAGCCAGCTGCTCGGCTGGGATGACCAGGCCCTCGTCAAGCGCGCGTTGGTCGGTCAGCCGCAGGTCGCAGACGTGCTGCCATTCGGTCAGCCCCGGCTGGCGGCCGGAGCGCTCGGGTCGATCGCCAAGGCGGTCGCCACCACGCGATCGCTGGCCCTGATGCGTCATCTCAAGGCCGACACCCGGGCCTACAGCGCCGCCGCATACGCCGAACATGCCGATGCCACACACCTGGGTTTGTTGCCCGACCCGGGCCTGGGCGTACGAGTTCGGTTGCTGCGAGACCGCATTCACCAAGGCTGGATTCTCACGGCGCTGTGGTTGATCGACTCCGGAGTCACCGCGGCGGCACTCGAATACACCGCGGCGGGCTCCCGCGTGCCCGGGATGAATGCGATCATGCAAAGCGACCGCGTCACCGGCGTGCTCGCCGAACTGACCGCGGCGCTGCGTGCCGACCCGCCACTGCGGGCGATGGCCGCCGCAGGCAACCTGGCCAGCATCCGTGCGCTGTCGCCCCCGACCGCCGCGTTGGTGGATGCCGCGATCGCGCAACTCGCGCACCGCGGGCCCGGAGCGGCCGAGCTGGCCAGCCGAGTCTTCGGCGACGACCCGGCGATGCTATTGGCCGGGGCCGCCGAAGCAGCTTGCGAGCCCACCGCATCTGATCCGCCCGCGACCCTGGTCCAGCGAATCGCCACCAACGCCCGCGTCTCACGCGAGCTCGCCCACGACACCACCCTGCGGTTCACCCACGAGCTTCGAATGACGTTGCGCGAACTGGGCTCTCGGCGAGTCACGGCCGACCTGCTCGACGTCGTCGATGATGTGTATTACCTGACCTGCGATGAACTGGTCACCATGCCGGCCGATGCCCGGCTGCGGATCAAACGCCGCCGCGCCGAACGGGAACGCCTGCAAGCCCAGTACCCGCCGGATGTCATCGACCACGACTGGGCGCCGGTCGACCCGACGTCATGA
- a CDS encoding DUF427 domain-containing protein: protein MSDQESVWDYPRPPRVEPFTGSITVELGGHVIASTGHAWRVLETSHPPTYYLPRDAFADGAVRSASGSSWCEWKGRASYYDLVGGDVVAPRAAWSYLNPTPGFESIAGALAVMAAAVDRCTVNGEVVTAQPGGFYGGWITSWVIGPFKGVPGSAGW, encoded by the coding sequence ATGAGCGATCAGGAATCAGTGTGGGACTACCCGCGGCCTCCGCGCGTCGAGCCATTCACCGGCTCGATCACCGTTGAGCTGGGCGGCCACGTCATTGCCTCGACCGGCCACGCCTGGCGAGTCCTCGAGACCAGTCACCCGCCGACGTACTACCTGCCGCGTGACGCGTTCGCCGACGGCGCGGTGCGCTCCGCATCCGGTAGCTCGTGGTGCGAATGGAAAGGCCGGGCGAGCTACTACGACCTGGTCGGGGGCGACGTCGTCGCCCCCAGGGCGGCATGGAGTTATCTGAATCCGACCCCGGGCTTCGAGTCAATCGCCGGTGCGCTGGCCGTGATGGCCGCCGCCGTCGACCGGTGCACCGTCAACGGCGAGGTCGTCACCGCGCAGCCCGGTGGCTTTTACGGGGGCTGGATCACCAGCTGGGTCATCGGGCCGTTCAAGGGTGTCCCCGGTTCGGCGGGCTGGTGA
- a CDS encoding undecaprenyl-diphosphate phosphatase — protein sequence MSAHLSYVEALLVGAAQGVTELFPVSSLGHSILVPALVGGQWARDLDVSAPQSPYLAFIVGLHVATAAALLVFFWRDWLRVLAGFISSLRHRRIQTANERLAWLIVAATIPVGLAGLFLEKLFRTTLGKPIPAAAFLLLNGIALYAGEVLRRRAAADQPSAGDQSAHGGEAVDKRLAQVPLGQGVLIGSAQILALLPGISRSGITIVAGLWRGLSHEDAARFSFLLATPIILAAGVYKIPDLFGPIGAGIGGQVLAGSLASFVCAYLAVRFLTRYFETRTLIPFAIYCAVFGAGSLAWLTLR from the coding sequence GTGAGTGCGCACTTGAGTTACGTCGAAGCGCTTTTGGTCGGCGCGGCGCAGGGCGTGACCGAGCTATTCCCGGTCTCCAGCCTCGGTCACTCGATATTGGTGCCGGCCCTGGTCGGTGGCCAGTGGGCGCGCGATTTAGACGTCTCCGCACCGCAGTCTCCGTACCTGGCGTTCATCGTCGGCCTGCACGTCGCCACCGCCGCCGCGCTGCTGGTGTTCTTCTGGCGTGATTGGCTGCGCGTGCTGGCCGGGTTCATTTCCTCGTTGCGGCACCGTCGAATCCAGACGGCCAACGAGCGGTTGGCCTGGCTGATCGTGGCCGCCACCATCCCGGTGGGCCTCGCGGGTCTGTTCCTGGAGAAGTTGTTTCGCACCACGCTGGGCAAACCGATTCCGGCCGCGGCGTTCCTGCTGCTCAATGGAATTGCCCTGTACGCCGGCGAAGTGCTGCGCCGCCGCGCCGCGGCGGATCAGCCCTCGGCGGGCGACCAATCCGCGCACGGCGGGGAGGCCGTCGACAAGCGGCTCGCCCAGGTCCCCCTCGGCCAAGGCGTCCTGATCGGCAGCGCTCAGATTCTCGCGCTACTCCCCGGGATCAGCCGGTCGGGGATCACGATCGTGGCCGGTCTGTGGCGCGGCCTGTCCCACGAAGACGCAGCGCGCTTCTCCTTCTTGCTGGCGACGCCGATCATCCTGGCCGCCGGCGTCTACAAGATCCCCGATCTGTTCGGACCGATAGGCGCCGGGATAGGCGGCCAGGTCCTGGCCGGCAGCCTCGCCTCGTTTGTCTGCGCCTATCTGGCCGTGCGGTTCCTCACCCGTTACTTCGAAACCCGTACCCTGATCCCGTTCGCCATCTACTGCGCGGTGTTCGGGGCCGGCAGCCTCGCCTGGTTGACGTTGCGGTAG
- a CDS encoding CoA transferase: MADQLLAAVRVIDLSGGVSDTVTRLLADLGADVVKVEPPGGSPARHEPPTLAGASIPFAVHNANKRSVVLDSRNDDDRRSFVQFVGGADIVVDAADQAAAFGTSAAELVDCYPHLVVLSITDFGATGPRASWRATDPVLFAMSGALSRSGPTVGTPVLPPDGIASATAAVQAAWAVLVAYYDRLRCGTGDYIDFSRFDAVVMALDPAFGAHGQATAGQRTSAWRGRPKNQDPYPICPCRDGYVRLCVMAPRQWRGLRRWLGEPEEFQDPRYDTLGARFAAWPQISVLVDALFADKTMKELVAEGQAHGVPISAVLTPSRILASEHFQAVGAITNAELVPGVRTDVPTGYFVVDDERCGFRTPAPPAGADEPRWLADPVTATPSGGAGEYPFKDLRILDLGVIVAGGELSRLYGDLGAQVIKVESATYPDGLRQSRVGAVMSESFAWTHRNHLALGLDLRSEQGKEIFGRLVAEADAVFANFKPGTLTSLGFSFENLREINPRIVLAGSSAFGNRGPWSRRMGYGPLVRATTGVTSLWTSEEASAEAHAAGARHAFYDATTIFPDHIVGRVTAIAALAALIRRDRTGDPAHVHISQAEVVVNQLDTLYVTQAALGAGAAVCDDTSVHAVYPCAGDDEWCVISICSDSEWRCLTVLFERPELADDPRFAIGQERTAHRAELVRLVAAWTRTRTTAQAAEALQAAGIAAGPMNRPPDVLADPQLVERKLLSDMVHPLVERPLPAETGPAPFRHIPPAPQRPAPLPGQDTRELCRKLLGLSTEEIDRLIADRVLFAAADST, from the coding sequence ATGGCCGATCAGTTGCTCGCCGCGGTGCGCGTCATCGACTTGTCCGGCGGCGTCAGCGACACGGTGACTCGCCTGCTCGCCGACCTGGGGGCAGACGTCGTCAAAGTGGAACCTCCGGGCGGCAGCCCCGCTCGTCACGAGCCGCCCACGCTGGCCGGTGCCAGCATCCCGTTCGCCGTGCACAACGCCAACAAACGCAGCGTGGTGCTGGATTCGCGCAACGACGACGACCGCCGCAGCTTCGTCCAGTTCGTCGGGGGAGCCGACATCGTCGTCGACGCGGCAGATCAGGCGGCCGCGTTCGGCACATCGGCTGCCGAGTTAGTCGATTGCTACCCGCATCTGGTCGTGCTATCGATCACCGACTTCGGCGCCACCGGTCCGCGCGCCTCGTGGCGTGCGACCGACCCGGTGCTCTTCGCGATGTCGGGCGCGCTGTCGCGGTCCGGACCGACCGTCGGCACCCCGGTGTTGCCGCCCGACGGCATTGCCTCGGCCACCGCCGCCGTGCAGGCGGCCTGGGCGGTACTCGTCGCCTATTACGACCGACTACGTTGCGGCACAGGCGATTACATCGACTTCTCGCGTTTCGACGCGGTCGTGATGGCACTCGACCCGGCATTCGGCGCGCATGGGCAGGCCACCGCGGGACAGCGCACCAGCGCGTGGCGGGGCCGGCCGAAAAACCAGGACCCCTACCCGATCTGCCCGTGCCGGGACGGCTACGTCCGGCTCTGCGTGATGGCACCCAGGCAGTGGCGCGGCCTGCGCCGCTGGCTGGGGGAGCCCGAGGAATTCCAGGATCCCCGCTACGACACGCTGGGCGCCCGGTTCGCAGCATGGCCCCAGATCAGCGTGCTGGTCGACGCGTTGTTCGCCGACAAGACCATGAAGGAACTGGTTGCCGAGGGTCAGGCACACGGAGTCCCGATCTCGGCGGTGCTGACGCCGTCGCGAATCCTGGCCTCCGAGCACTTCCAGGCCGTCGGCGCGATCACCAATGCCGAGCTGGTGCCCGGGGTGCGCACCGACGTGCCGACCGGATATTTCGTGGTCGACGACGAACGCTGCGGCTTCCGGACTCCAGCTCCGCCCGCCGGGGCCGACGAACCGCGCTGGCTGGCCGACCCGGTGACGGCAACCCCGTCGGGCGGGGCCGGCGAGTATCCGTTCAAGGACCTCAGAATTCTCGACCTGGGCGTGATCGTCGCCGGCGGTGAGCTGAGCCGGCTCTACGGGGACTTGGGCGCGCAGGTCATCAAGGTCGAAAGTGCGACCTATCCCGACGGGCTGCGCCAATCGCGAGTCGGCGCGGTGATGAGCGAGTCGTTCGCCTGGACCCACCGCAATCACCTGGCGCTGGGCCTGGACCTGCGCAGCGAGCAGGGCAAGGAGATCTTCGGCCGACTGGTCGCCGAGGCCGACGCGGTGTTCGCCAACTTCAAGCCGGGAACCCTTACCTCGCTTGGGTTTTCATTCGAAAACCTGCGCGAGATCAACCCCCGCATCGTGCTCGCGGGCAGCAGCGCGTTCGGAAACCGGGGGCCGTGGAGCAGGCGGATGGGCTACGGCCCGCTGGTCCGCGCCACCACCGGCGTGACCAGTCTCTGGACGTCCGAGGAAGCTTCCGCCGAAGCGCATGCCGCCGGCGCCCGGCATGCGTTCTACGACGCGACGACGATCTTTCCCGACCACATCGTGGGGCGGGTCACCGCGATCGCGGCACTGGCCGCACTGATCCGCCGCGATCGGACCGGCGACCCGGCCCATGTGCACATCTCGCAGGCCGAGGTCGTCGTCAATCAGCTGGACACCCTGTACGTCACCCAGGCCGCACTGGGAGCGGGAGCCGCGGTCTGCGACGACACCAGCGTGCACGCGGTCTACCCATGCGCCGGCGACGACGAGTGGTGTGTCATCTCGATCTGTTCGGACAGCGAATGGCGTTGTCTCACCGTACTTTTCGAACGGCCCGAGCTGGCTGACGATCCGCGCTTCGCGATCGGCCAGGAGCGGACGGCCCATCGCGCGGAGCTGGTGCGGCTGGTCGCCGCCTGGACTCGCACGCGAACAACGGCCCAGGCCGCCGAAGCGTTGCAGGCGGCCGGGATTGCGGCCGGCCCGATGAACCGTCCGCCGGACGTCCTCGCCGACCCGCAACTGGTCGAGCGCAAGCTGCTCAGTGACATGGTGCATCCGCTGGTCGAGCGCCCGCTGCCGGCCGAGACCGGGCCGGCGCCGTTCCGCCACATTCCGCCGGCCCCCCAGCGGCCCGCACCCCTGCCCGGTCAGGACACCCGGGAGCTCTGCCGGAAACTGCTCGGCCTGAGCACCGAGGAGATCGACCGGTTGATCGCCGATCGGGTGCTGTTCGCGGCCGCCGACAGCACGTAA